The Pseudomonas sp. MH9.2 genomic interval AACGGTATCCCTGAGCAATGTATGGGCAGCGCTACACGCGCTGCCCGCGGAGTAATTAGGTCTTTTTTATCTGCTGCAACGGTGCCAGAGACTCAGTTCGCACTGGGTAGACCTGCTGGATCCGGTCGGCAAAGAAGCATTCTAAGGTACGTTTTACCGTCATGAAAGCCAGCTCGGACCATGGAATGTCAGCCTCGTCGAAAAGCCGCACCTCCAGGCTCTCTACCCCGGCGGCAAACTCCAGATCTACCAGCTCGGCGCGATAAAACACGTGTACCTGACTGATGTGCGGTACATCGACCAGCATGTACAGGCTCAGGTTGCGCAGCGTGGCGCAGGCTTCTTCCGCCGTTTCGCGGCGGGCGGCCTGTTCGACCGTTTCCCCGTTTTCCATGAAACCGGCTGGTAAGGTCCAGTACCCCATGCGCGGCTCGATGGCGCGACGGCATAGAAGCACCTGCGAGCCCCAGATTGGCAGGCTCCCGGCGACGATATTAGGGTTCTGATAATGGACGGTCTGGCAATGCTCGCAGACGTAACGTAAGCGGCTATCGCCTTCGGGGATGCGCTGAATGACCGGGTTGCCGCACTGGCTGCAGAATTTCATGCTGAACGTCGATTCCTGAAATCAGTCGCTATCTTGGCGTGCCGCACCGGGGTCGGCAAGCTGAGCTTACACAAGCAGGTCCAATCAGTTGCCGGGTTGTCCTACAAGGGGTTGGGCGTATCGCCGCTTTGGTGCATTATGCCAGTTAGGCAACAGATCGAGATTTCCCATGCTGGACGAGCTACTTCGCCGTGTAAGCAGTCATACGCCGCGTACTCTGGAAACGGATCGACGTTTCCCCGAGGCCGCTGTCCTAGTGCCCATCACTCGGAGTGATGAGCCGGAGTTGATCCTGACCCTGCGCGCCAGCGGGCTTTCGACCCATGGCGGCGAAGTCGCCTTCCCTGGTGGGCGGCGTGATCCCGAAGACCCGGACCTGATTTTTACGGCCTTGCGTGAGGCCGAGGAAGAAATCGGTCTGCCGCCTGGTCTGGTCGAGGTGATC includes:
- a CDS encoding NUDIX hydrolase, with the translated sequence MKFCSQCGNPVIQRIPEGDSRLRYVCEHCQTVHYQNPNIVAGSLPIWGSQVLLCRRAIEPRMGYWTLPAGFMENGETVEQAARRETAEEACATLRNLSLYMLVDVPHISQVHVFYRAELVDLEFAAGVESLEVRLFDEADIPWSELAFMTVKRTLECFFADRIQQVYPVRTESLAPLQQIKKT